In Rhodospirillaceae bacterium, the genomic window CACCACGCCCCAGCACTGCCTGGACTTGGTCGATGCTTTTAAACAAGACGCGGTCAAAGGGCGCTACGACGACTGGGACGATCTGATGCACTACTGCATTCGCTCAGCAGCCCCCGTTGGACGCTACCTATTGGATATTCACGGCGGATCAGTCGATGGCTATGGCCCGTCGGATGCGCTGTGTAATGCGCTGCAAGTGATCAATCATCTTCAGGACTGCCAGGACGATTATCAGACCATGGACCGGGTGTATCTGCCGGGCGACTGGATGGCGGCACATGGTGGCACGGTCGAACAATTGGATCAGGACAAGGCATCCCCCGGGATCAGAAAAGTCATTGATCAGTGCCTAGACGCAACAGACGAACTCATGATCGAAGCGCGGCGTTTGCCCGCGGGATTAAAGTCCAAACGTCTGGCCATGGAATCCGCCTTCATCGTCCGTATTGCCGATGCCTTGATTAAGCGCTTGCGGAATGAAGACCCGGTGGCGGGGCGGGTGCAGTTAAGTAAGCCCCAGTTTGTCTGGTGTGGCATTCGGGGCGTTGGTTCGGTTTTATTTTGAGGGAGATGTTGGAGCTTAACAATGCGTCCTTCGAGACGCCGCTTTGCGGCTCCTCAGGATGAAGAATATTATTGAATAAAAAATCTTCATCCTGAGGAGCGCGAGAATTGCGCGTCTCGAAGGGTCTGAGCGAAACTCACTAGATATATCATGATACAACGCCTCCTCCCCTTCCTCCCCTTCGCCATCTGGATCGGTCTCATCCTGTTCAGAGGCAACTTTTGGCGCTCGGATCAAATTACGTCCGGAGAAGCCAAAGACTTGGACTCATGGCCCAACGTCACCGCTGTCATACCGGCGCGCAACGAGGCCCCTTCCATCGGGGCGACGGTCGAGACCTTGTTGGCGCAGGATTATCCGGGCTCCCTCTCAGTCGTAGTCGTTGACGACAACAGCGACGATGGCACGGCAGACGTCGCACGTGCCGCCGCAGGAGATCGGGCAGACAAACTCACGGTCGTCAGCGGCAAGCCCTTGGAAGCTGGATGGAGCGGTAAGCTGTGGGCCGTAAGCCAAGGCATCGAAGGCGCCACCACGTCCGACTACATTTGGCTGACCGATGCCGACATCACGCACACGCCGGGAAACCTGCGCTGGCTGGTGGCCAAGGCGGAGGTAGAAAAACTCGATCTGGTTTCCGAAATGGTCATGCTGCGCTGTGAAAGCTTTTGGGAGCGCTTGCTGATCCCGGCCTTTATTTTCTTTTTCCAAAAGCTGTATCCCTTCCCCCAGGTTAACAACCCGGACCATGCTGTCGCCGCAGCCGCCGGCGGTTGTGTATTGGTCAAGCGGAAGGCCTTGGCAGATGCGGGCGGCATTGCCGCGATTAAGGACAAGTTGATCGACGATTGCGCCCTGGCGGCGATCATCAAGGCTCGCGGGCCGATTTGGTTGGGCCTGACCGAACGCGCGCACAGTTTGCGAGTCTATAATCATTTGAGCGAAATCTGGCACATGGTCGCCCGCACCGCGTTCGTGCAGTTGGATCATTCGGTCCTGCAACTGATCGGCACCGTCGTCGGCATGGCAATCATTTATCTGGCGGCACCGATCATGGCGATCTGGAGCGGCATCACGGGAGATGAACTTTTAGGGCTTGCCGGCGGTGGTGCTTGGCTGGTGATGGCGATCACATTTTTGCCAACGCTGAGACTGTATAAAATGAACCCAGCCTGGGCGATGGCGTTGCCGCTGGCCGGGTTGATTTATACAGCCATGACCGTTGATTCCGCTCGCCAACATTGGGCCGGGCGCGGCGGGGCCTGGAAGGGGCGGAGTTATAGTTCTTGACCCGTGACGTTCAGTAAAAGGTGGTGTATCCATACTCGTCATGAATGAGATAGCGACAAATACTGAGATCGAGACTGATCCAGCAGCCCATGCAGAAGAAGTCGTGCGCCGATCTGGCTCATCATTCTTCTGGGCGATGCGGCGCTTACCGACGGAAAAGCGTCAGGCGATGTATGCCATCTATGCGTTCTGCCGCGAAGTCGATGACATTGCCGATGATCCGGGCGAGGAAGAAACCAAGCGCTTCCAACTTGGTCAATGGCGCGGTGAAGTCACCCGCATATTCGCCGAAAGTGCCCGCCTCCCCACGGCCAAAGCCTTGATCCAACCCGTGGAACGCTACAACCTGCCGCAGCAAGATTTCCATGCCATGATCGACGGCATGGAGATGGATGCTGGCAACTCTGTGCGCATTGCCAATATGGCTGAGCTGGAACTTTATTGTGACCGGGTCGCGTGCTCGGTTGGGCGCATGTCGAACATGGTTTTCGGTATTGAAAAAGAATTGGGAGACAAGGTCGCCTTCTCCCTCGGTCAAGCACTGCAACTCACGAACATCCTCCGCGATGTTGCCGAAGACGCCGAACGCGACCGGCTGTACCTGCCCCAGGATTTGCTCATCGCCCACGGCATCGACAGCACGAACATTGATGAAGTGCTGACCCATCCGCGCCTGTCGGATGTGTGTGAGCTGTTGGCTGAAGTCGCCAAACGCCGGTTCACGGAATCTCGCGAGCTCTTAGCACAGTGCAACCGCGTTCAAATGCGCCCGGCGATCATGATGATGGAAGTCTATGATGCGATCATGAAACAGTTGTTTGTGCGTGGCTGGAAAAATATCGATATCCCCGTCAAGCTGAGCAAAGTCAAGAAGCTGTGGGTCGCCTTCCGCTACGGCATGTTGTAGCACGGTGGCTGGCCATATTCATATCATCGGGGCTGGGGTGGCAGGGCTTTCGTGCGCTGTATCCCTCACCGAACGAGGCGAGTCTGTAACGCTGTATGAAGCCGCCGGCCACGCCGGTGGGCGGTGTCGTTCCTATGAAGATGCGGCTCTGGGTCGGCGCATCGACAACGGCAATCACTTGTTGCTGAGTGGTAACAGCTCAGCCATGGCCTACCTGAAAATAATTGGTGCGTCCGATAGCCTGACAGGACCAGAGACGGCAAGCTATCCTTTCGTCGATTTAAAGTCCGGCGAACGCTGGACCGTGCGCCCCAACAAGGGGGTGCTGCCGTGGTGGGTGTTTTGTGAAAACCGCCGGGTGCCAGGAACGAATGCCTGGGATTACCTGAAGGCACTGCGTCTGGCACTTGCCGGCAAGAACGACACACTCGCCAAATGCCTCGGCAACAGCGGCCCGCTGTTCGAGCGGTTTTGGGAACCGTTAGGAGTTGCTGTCCTGAACACCGATGCGAACGAAGCGGCGGCGGCGCTCTTGTGGCCCGTCATGAAAGAAGCTTTTGGCAAAGGCGAAGACTTCTGCCGCCCGCGCATTGCCCGCGAAGGCTTGAGCGAAAGCTTTGTTGACCCTGCCCTCGCCTATTTGAAGGGGCACGACGCGGACGTTAATCTCAACACCCGGGTCCGGACAATCACGTTAGACAACGAACGGACAACATCCTTAGACTTGGGCGACAAAACGGTGAGCTTGGACGAAGATGATGTCTTGGTGCTTGCGGTACCGCCTGCAGTCGCGTCTTCGTTACTGCCCGACCTTACCGTTCCTCTGGAAACCCGGGCGATTGTGAACGGGCATTTTATTTTGGACGCGCCCAGAAGTGACGAGCTCAGTTTCATGGGCCTTGTCGGCAGCGTCAGTCAGTGGCTGTTCGTGCGCGGTGAAGTCGCCTCGGTCACGGTCAGCGCCGCAGATAAGCTGGCCGAACAACCCGCCGAAGAAATTGCCGAGACTCTCTGGAAAGAGGTTGCGAAAGCCCTGGAACTGGGCGATAAGCCCCTTCCGGCGCACCGCATTGTTAAGGAAAAGCGCGCGACTTTTGCGCAAACGCCGGAAGACGTTTCGAGACGACCAGGCCCTGTTACTGCCTGGTCGAATTTGTTTCTGGCAGGAGATTGGACCAACACAGGCCTGCCCGCTACCCTTGAAGGGGCGATTAGGTCGGGCCGAATCGCTGCAAATAGAATCACTCAATAAGGCACTAGACTCTTGACAAACATGGACCTTTTTGGCCATTTTGAGAGCTTGGGACCAAGTGTTAAACGGGATTTACGGGGTCGACGTGAATTTATTAGACTCAGCACTGCAATCCGATCGTTCTTCGGTCGTAGAGCAACTGCGCCCGGATCACGTCCAAAACCCCCAGCAAAACCCCCAGCAAAACCCCCAAAAAAACCCTCAGCAAAGCCCTCGGAATAACCAAGATCAAAATCAAAAAATCGACGCGATTATCGCCAAGGCCAAGGCCTGGATGGAAGACCAACAGGCCGAAGATGGGTCCTGGTCGTTTGAGCTGGAAGCCGACGTCACCATCCCCGCTGAATACATTCTTCTGAACCATTTCCTAGGCACAATCGACGACGAAATTGAAGCCAAGCTGGCAGAATACATCCGCCGCACCCAAGGCTCACACGGCGGCTGGCCGCTGTATCACGACGGTGATCTCAACATGAGCGCGTCGGTAAAGGCTTATCTGGCACTGAAATTAACCGGCGAAGACCCTGAAGCCCCGCACATGACCTGGGCGCTGAACGCCATTCGTAATCACGGTGGTGCTGAAAGGGTCAATGTCTTCACGTTGTTTGCCCTGGCGTTGTTTGGGCAAGTCCCCTGGAGTGCGGTACCGGTGATGCGGGTCGAGGCGATGCTGCTGCCGAAATGGGCGCTGTTCCATATCGATAAAGTTTCGTATTGGTCGCGGACCGTGATGGTGCCGTTGTTGGTCTTGGCGGCGTTGCGTCCCGAAGCCAAGAACCCGCGCAATGTCGATATCAAGGAATTGTTCCTAACGCCGCCGGATGAGGTGAAAACCTTTCTGACAAACCCGACCGGCAGCTGGCTCGGCCGGGTGATGTTGGGGGTTGATAAGCTTGCTCGGTATGTCGAGCCCTTCGTGCCGCAATCTTGGCAGCAGAAAGGCATCGATAAGGCCCTGGTATTTATCGAAGAACGCTTGAACGGTGAAGACGGTCTGGGCGGTATCTTCCCGGCGATGGCCAATGCGCTGATGATGTACGATACGTTGGGCCACGATAAAAACGACGAAAAATGCAAAATCATCCGTAAATCC contains:
- the hpnC gene encoding squalene synthase HpnC, producing the protein MNTPLATQDSVETPSGKDAAYENFPVGSWLLPAHLRPHIAVYYNFARAIDDIADNPDTQPDEKIKRLSEFERAVLGEGDPDPLYATGHRMRDSLNETGTTPQHCLDLVDAFKQDAVKGRYDDWDDLMHYCIRSAAPVGRYLLDIHGGSVDGYGPSDALCNALQVINHLQDCQDDYQTMDRVYLPGDWMAAHGGTVEQLDQDKASPGIRKVIDQCLDATDELMIEARRLPAGLKSKRLAMESAFIVRIADALIKRLRNEDPVAGRVQLSKPQFVWCGIRGVGSVLF
- a CDS encoding glycosyltransferase; the protein is MIQRLLPFLPFAIWIGLILFRGNFWRSDQITSGEAKDLDSWPNVTAVIPARNEAPSIGATVETLLAQDYPGSLSVVVVDDNSDDGTADVARAAAGDRADKLTVVSGKPLEAGWSGKLWAVSQGIEGATTSDYIWLTDADITHTPGNLRWLVAKAEVEKLDLVSEMVMLRCESFWERLLIPAFIFFFQKLYPFPQVNNPDHAVAAAAGGCVLVKRKALADAGGIAAIKDKLIDDCALAAIIKARGPIWLGLTERAHSLRVYNHLSEIWHMVARTAFVQLDHSVLQLIGTVVGMAIIYLAAPIMAIWSGITGDELLGLAGGGAWLVMAITFLPTLRLYKMNPAWAMALPLAGLIYTAMTVDSARQHWAGRGGAWKGRSYSS
- the hpnD gene encoding presqualene diphosphate synthase HpnD — translated: MNEIATNTEIETDPAAHAEEVVRRSGSSFFWAMRRLPTEKRQAMYAIYAFCREVDDIADDPGEEETKRFQLGQWRGEVTRIFAESARLPTAKALIQPVERYNLPQQDFHAMIDGMEMDAGNSVRIANMAELELYCDRVACSVGRMSNMVFGIEKELGDKVAFSLGQALQLTNILRDVAEDAERDRLYLPQDLLIAHGIDSTNIDEVLTHPRLSDVCELLAEVAKRRFTESRELLAQCNRVQMRPAIMMMEVYDAIMKQLFVRGWKNIDIPVKLSKVKKLWVAFRYGML
- a CDS encoding NAD(P)-binding protein produces the protein MAGHIHIIGAGVAGLSCAVSLTERGESVTLYEAAGHAGGRCRSYEDAALGRRIDNGNHLLLSGNSSAMAYLKIIGASDSLTGPETASYPFVDLKSGERWTVRPNKGVLPWWVFCENRRVPGTNAWDYLKALRLALAGKNDTLAKCLGNSGPLFERFWEPLGVAVLNTDANEAAAALLWPVMKEAFGKGEDFCRPRIAREGLSESFVDPALAYLKGHDADVNLNTRVRTITLDNERTTSLDLGDKTVSLDEDDVLVLAVPPAVASSLLPDLTVPLETRAIVNGHFILDAPRSDELSFMGLVGSVSQWLFVRGEVASVTVSAADKLAEQPAEEIAETLWKEVAKALELGDKPLPAHRIVKEKRATFAQTPEDVSRRPGPVTAWSNLFLAGDWTNTGLPATLEGAIRSGRIAANRITQ